A genomic window from Astatotilapia calliptera chromosome 12, fAstCal1.2, whole genome shotgun sequence includes:
- the LOC113033966 gene encoding zinc metalloproteinase-disintegrin-like crotastatin yields the protein MTRNLLLWVLILYASLELSGSHGPEFEEGKHYEVVRPVRLHTIRKRHTEYHRPDTLTYAMTVGGQDIEMQLERNNELLTKDYTESYYQEDGTRVTTVPNDIDHCFYHGRIVNDSESSVSISTCDGLRGYFRTSAQRYLIEPLSSDDEGDHAVMTFNEKNFTPAVCGVTNTSWSDDYEPPTSRSRSRSGGISIVQQQKYVELVLVADNRAYVKMNRDQKKMRQRIFEIVNFVNMVYKPLRTFIALVGLEIWTNGDLISVTPPAGANLDAFMKWRNSELVTRIKHDNAHLISGIDFEGPTVGLAFIGTLCSGHSVGVVQDHSDAAIAVGATLSHEMGHNLGMDHDDSSGCLCSDDSCIMAAALSWKTPRSFSSCSSSKYEKYLTSRSPSCLLDKPDYKSVVAPAVCGNGFKEEGEQCDCGSVQECTNPCCNATTCTLKEGSQCAEGECCENCKILPTSRQCRSKQDDCDLAEYCDGKSTTCPEDVFAVNGLPCDGGQGYCYNGQCPQRPKQCVKMYGSGAKEAKQGCYNYNTRGVYYGFCKRPSNNQFIPCQQEDVLCGKLFCEGGNDNPNYGRMVAIGTCKAAFFSDTTGDQGLVETGTKCGDGKVCSQNQCVDLQTAYRNTNCSAKCPGHAVCNHKSECQCEPGWTLPNCDSVDTAFSGTGKTIVIAVTVTLLVLGIIAAIAGIIWKKQQSPILPTATNQRKQIAVQNPAYHSKQPPPSYPASGQQAGRPKREGPPPPPPAAGTKPKPVIQIHRTAPAPPGNKPTPPISNYTAARQALRPVPPPKV from the exons ATGACACGAAACCTCCTATTGTGGGTCCTCATCCTATATGCCTCTCTCGAGCTCTCCG GAAGCCATGGTCCTGAATTTGAGGAGGGAAAGCACTATGAGGTGGTTCGACCGGTCAGACTTCACACAAtcagaaaaagacacacagag TACCACAGACCAGACACTCTTACGTATGCAATGACTGTGGGCGGACAAGACATAGAAATGCAACTTGAAAGAAATAA TGAATTACTTACCAAAGATTACACTGAGTCTTACTACCAAGAAGATGGGACTCGAGTCACCACAGTACCGAATGACATT GATCACTGCTTCTATCATGGGAGGATTGTGAACGACAGTGAGTCATCTGTTAGCATCAGTACCTGTGATGGACTCAG GGGTTACTTCAGAACATCTGCTCAAAGGTACCTGATTGAGCCACTATCCAGTGACGATGAGGGGGATCATGCAGTGATGACTTTTAATGAAAAGAACTTCACGCCTGCCGTGTGTGGGGTCACTAACACCAGCTGGAGTGACGACTATGAACCTCCAACAAGCCGCAGCCGCTCTAGATCAGGG gGTATTTCTATTGTACAGCAGCAGAAATACGTTGAGCTCGTCCTTGTTGCTGATAACCGCGCG TATGTGAAGATGAACAGGGATCAAAAGAAGATGAGACAGAGAATATTTGAGATTGTCAACTTTGTCAACATG GTCTACAAACCTCTGAGGACCTTTATTGCTCTGGTGGGGTTGGAGATATGGACGAATGGTGACCTGATCTCTGTGACCCCCCCAGCAGGAGCAAACCTGGATGCTTTCATGAAGTGGAGAAACTCTGAGCTGGTGACGAGGATAAAACATGACAATGCACATCTTATAAG TGGTATCGACTTTGAAGGACCAACTGTGGGTCTTGCTTTCATCGGGACTCTCTGTTCTGGTCACTCTGTCGGCGTAGTACAG gATCACAGTGATGCAGCCATAGCAGTGGGAGCAACACTGTCTCATGAGATGGGCCACAACCTGGGCATGGACCACGATGACTCCAGTGGTTGTTTATGTTCTGACGATAGCTGCATCATGGCAGCAGCCCTCAG CTGGAAAACTCCTCGAAGCTTCagtagctgcagcagcagcaaataTGAAAAGTACCTAACAAGCCGCAGCCCCAGCTGTCTGCTGGACAAACCAGACTACAAGAGTGTCGTGGCTCCCGCGGTCTGTGGAAACGGCTTCAAAGAGGAAGGAGAGCAGTGCGACTGTGGTTCGGTGCAG GAGTGCACCAATCCCTGCTGCAACGCCACCACCTGCACCCTGAAAGAGGGTTCACAGTGTGCTGAAGGCGAGTGCTGTGAGAACTGTAAG ATCTTGCCTACCTCCAGACAGTGCCGTTCAAAGCAGGATGACTGTGATCTGGCAGAGTACTGTGATGGGAAGAGCACGACCTGTCCGGAGGATGTGTTTGCTGTGAATGGGCTCCCATGTGATGGAGGCCAAGGGTACTGCTACAACGGTCAGTGTCCACAGAGACCTAAGCAGTGTGTCAAGATGTATGGATCAG GTGCTAAGGAGGCCAAACAAGGATGCTATAACTACAACACCAGAGGAGTCTACTATGGCTTCTGCAAACGCCCCTCAAATAATCAGTTCATCCCCTGTCAGCAAGA AGATGTTCTTTGTGGAAAGCTCTTCTGTGAAGGCGGTAATGACAACCCAAACTATGGCCGGATGGTCGCCATCGGCACATGCAAGGCAGCATTCTTCTCAGACACCACCGGTGACCAAGGCCTGGTGGAAACGGGGACTAAATGTGGAGATGGAAAG GTGTGCAGCCAGAATCAGTGTGTGGATCTGCAGACGGCATACAGAAACACCAACTGTTCAGCAAAATGCCCAGGCCATGCT GTGTGCAACCACAAAAGTGAGTGCCAGTGCGAGCCTGGGTGGACGCTTCCTAACTGTGACTCAGTGGACACAGCTTTTAGTGGTACTG GAAAAACTATTGTCATTGCAGTCACGGTTACACTACTAGTCCTAGGCATCATTGCTGCCATCGCAGGAATCATCTGGAAAAAGCAACAAAGTCCCATCCTGCCAAC TGCAACAAATCAGAGGAAGCAGATAGCCGTGCAGAACCCGGCTTACCACAGCAAACAGCCTCCACCCAGTTACCCTGCATCAGGCCAACAG GCTGGCAGACCAAAGCGTGAAGgacctccacctccaccacctgCAGCTGGGACCAAACCCAAACCAGTCATTCAGATCCACAGAACTGCACCAGCTCCACCAGGGAACAAACCCACACCACCCATTTCAAACTACACAGCTGCACGGCAG GCTCTGAGGCCAGTTCCTCCACCAAAGGTCTGA